A genome region from Mustelus asterias unplaced genomic scaffold, sMusAst1.hap1.1 HAP1_SCAFFOLD_4201, whole genome shotgun sequence includes the following:
- the LOC144491001 gene encoding uncharacterized protein LOC144491001 — DRETDRETERDRQRETERDRQRETDRERQTDREREERERQRERQTDRKREKEKERKRQKERDRERERDRERERDRERERDRERERDRERERDRERERDRERERDRERERDRERERDRERERERERERDRERERDRERERDRERERDREREKERERKRERERDGERQRERERQRERETERERETERERETERETDRERQTERDRQRETDRERQTERDRQRETDRERQTERQTERQTERQTERQTERQTERETERETERETERE, encoded by the exons gacagagagacagacagagagacagagagagacagacagagagagacagagagagacagacagagagagacagacagagagagacagacagacagagagagaga agagagagagagacagagagagagacagacagacagaaagagagagaaagagaaagagagaaagagacagaaagagagagacagggagagagagagagacagggagagagagagagacagggagagagagagagacagggagagagagagagacagggagagagagagagacagggagagagagagagacagggagagagagagagacagggagagagagagagacagggagagagagagagacagggagagagagagagag agggagagagagagagacagggagagagagagagacagggagagagagagagacagggagagagagagagacagagagagagagaaagagagagagagaaagagagagagagaaagagacggagagagacagagagagagagagagacagagagagagagagacagagagagagagagagacagagagagagagagagacagagagagagacagacagagagagacagacagagagagacagacagagagagacagacagagagagacagacagagagagacagacagagagagacagacagagagagacagacagagagacagacagagagacagacagagagacagacagagagacagacagagagacagacagagagggagacagagagggagacagagagggagacagagagggag